The sequence gagctgtgtcccagcttTCAGGTTTGGTGTCCCAGCTCTCAGGGATGTGTCCCAGCTCTCAGGTTTGGTGTCCTGatgtgccccagctgcagggatgagctGTGTCCCAGATCCCCTCAGTTTCCTCAGAGATTTCTTCCTCGCCCCACACCCTTCCCCAGGGCTCCTCTCTGTTGAGGAAATATCTTTGATCAGTAGAAATTaaaccaggaaaatattttccatttgtgtCAGGATAAAAATGGCTCAAGCCAGGCATGATTGATAGCTGAGAAAAAATGGGAGCAGCCCCCGTGCCGTTTGGGAAGGCTTCCCACTGTCCTTGCTTACAGTAAACACTGAATATATTtagctgcagagcccagcatgACACAGACTCTTACTGCAATCATAGCAGCgccttgtttttcctttttttttctctttcctaagAAAtggggctgccagagctcccgGGATGGCGGGCAGTGATTGCCTCAGGGCTCACCTGGGACACCGGAGCAGTGTTCGCCCGTTTGCCGGGGCTAGCAGCCCTGGTGGCTAACGCGGCAAATGTGGCACAtcctccagtgccaccagtgaCGTGCCAGCCCTGGTTaatcctgctccagcagcccgGGCAGCACAGAGATGGTGAGACCTGTCAGGACCTGCCTGGGTCCTGTTCTCACCCTTTGCCCCACACTGAGCTATTTTTATTCTAGTGCCAGTGTTCGGGTCTCTGGTTTCTTTATTTACCAGCAGCTGTAATAGTGCAGTGTTTTCCAAATACTGGCCAGACACCAAGGATTTTAGGGAAATAAAACCCCTTCCCAAAGGTTCCTCTGGGCATCCTTTAGGTGATAGTGCAGATTTTagcacctcccagccctgtgtcatCCTCTTAGCAGCGGTGGCTTCTCAATCTGTTCCCCAATCCTTCTCCATATTAGGTGTAAAttagcagctcctctcctcccccaTGCTGTAATTAGCACTTTTTGCCTTGAGTCACGGCCTGCAATCATATCAATCATTCAGACCAGTCACTGCAGAGGTGAGTCCTGCCCCAGGTACCGATAAAGCTCTGGGTGTTCCAgggctccaggcacagccccagctccagggcaaGCGGCAGCACCAGAAAGAAGGTGAAGGCAATTCTTTTCTGTGCTCTCACATCCCTCCAGCGGGCAGAAGGCAAACTGGGTTGTTATTAATGAATTGCTTAGAGACCCGAGGCTGAGTGTTCGGGAGCCTGAGCAGGTGAAGGGGGAATGTCCCCCCAGAAGAGCCTGGGGGGATCCCTGATCAgtgcagggacactgggaggtgacagcagcGGGGACTTGCTGCCTTCCCAAGTTggttctgcagcaggacagcatttgggatgagccctgggagctcccagaaatgcagcaggtctgctctgctccaggagcacGAGAGAAAGATGGGGATGAAAATGAGCAATCCTGGCAGgaccaggagcacagggagaggaatCACAGCCATGGCTCAGACTAGAATTGGCCACAGCTCCAGTGGGACCTTCACGATGTAACAACAGCCTGGGGACCCTGAGATGGGGCTGCAAACTCCCAGGCACTTTAGGGAGGTTGATCATGAGGGAGTTTATAGCTTATGAGGAGTCTGTAAGGAAGCCAGGACCCAGATAATGGGGGATTTTAATTACTTAGATATTGATGGATATAATAAGTGTGCAGCAAACCACAGAGGGAAACCTATGGCTGGAGGGGAGAGTGAGATTGATCTATGCACAGCATGTTAAATCACTTAAATCATTCAGAGCCTCTTCtggccccagctccaggagcagagccaagTATGATAAATAAGGCCGGAATTGGGAAGTGTCTAGAATCCAAATGTTTGTATTCCTGTTCGATTTCAAATATTCACAGGgacaaaagcagcagagccctTGGCTGAGCGtgcctgggggctctgggaattcctgtgGAAGAGCCAGCACCAGGAAAGGGCAGCCAGCACCGTGGGGCAGCTCAGGAACTTTTGCACAGATTTGCCTCAGTGGATGCTGACCTGGGTGAGACTCAGGCACGGCTAGGAGGGACCCAAAGCCAGAGATTGGGAAGGATGGAAAGTCTGAGCCAAAGTGTGGGTGGGATgacaggctgggcacagcccagggagtgGAGGGGCCTggcagacagggctgggcacctcctgctcccagggctgccgAGGCTCTGTCAGATTTCTGCATGGAAGGTGTGCCCAGTGAGGTCTCCTCCTGGCACCTTCCCTCTCCATCACACAGGCCTGACCTGATATCCTGGGGAACATCTCTGCTCAACAAAAGCAAGGAGTCAGTTAGGTGGACACTCCAAAAGGTGACTGGAAATGGTTGAGCTGCTGGACAGCTCTGGGTGGCAGCTCCACAATGGAAActtgtgccagtgctgcagggccagggcctGGCTCAGAGATAAGGGAGATTTCTATGTGGGTGGCACCAGTCTGggactggagctgctgctctggatgtgGACAAGGGCTGTGACATCTGTTCTGGTTTCCATCCACTCCCTGGCAGGTGTCAGCCCCAGCTGACCCAGCAGATACTGCTGGGCTCAGGTAGTTGGTGCAAAATCCCATTCTCAGCCATGTGGCTCCTGGGCAGAcagatcccagcctggagaTGTGTTTGGGAGCTGAGATCTGGGGGCAGCACCTCTGAAACTGGGAGGGGAGTCTGctcttgtgctgcttttcccttgcTGAAATAACATTAATTCTAttacagagctgcagaaatggtCTTAACCCAGTTCCAGTGCTCAGGgtgtcccagctgggctctgacagggagcagcagagcctggccagtgctgcccaggAGAGGTGAtgggtggctgtggctgggctcACCCCACACATTCTGGGTTCCTTTAGGATAGAGCAGGGCctcaggctggcagctgtggcagcacagctccactggCAGGTGCAGCATGGATGCCAGCACATGGTTATCCTCAAACACATTGTGCCGTTTTTAGGCAGAGgcattaattattaaaatgccACGTGCTTCCAGTCAGAATGCACCTGAGACCTGAGATGTCTGATCAATGTTAGACAGCAATGGTTTGGAAACAGAGGGAAATCAAAGCTGtcttggagcagctgtgccagcctgccaggagagcaggcagggaagggacgGGATGTGCCTTGCTGTCCTCACTGTCTGGTGCTTCCAGAGTGGCAGGATCCTTACAGAattcagccctgcaggagctgcagctggctgtgggagctggcTGTGGCACAGACTTGGTAACAGTGTTGGGCTGTGTGGTTGCTGGCCTGGGAGTGCAGTGGGACTGGCTCCTCTGCAGTTTTCTTGCcctcccctggctctgcagagccctctgccACCTCTCTGATTTCCcatctcccttttctcctctgagGTGACACAAACCCATCCTCCTTGCTCCTAAGGACCTGCTCCAGGCCCcggtggcacagggcagcatgctcagggaagggagtttgcagaaggaagaaaaccccACCGGCTGGGGGTCCCTGGCCCCTCCTGGCATGGACTGGTCCTgcccagcagggtttgggcaCTGGCAGCCCGtgcacagcccctgtcccctgcagggccagcctgccccagctccctccatccctggctgtgtttcTCGTTTAGATGGAGTGATTTTTCCCCTGGTCCAAgtttgctgttttcctgaaatGGTCTGAAATGTAATAGACCAAGACAATCATCGGGATGAAATATTTCCTACATGAAATATGCAGCAGCTATTCAGAAATGAAGATCAAGTGGATGGAGCGCTGCCAGCCAAAGATTTAAAGGTGCTGACATGTTCCCGTGGGTTGTTTACTAAAGCCATCTCTGAAGCCCCAGTTTTTGggctatattaaaaaaaaaaagagcacaaaaTACAATTTAGCAAGAGTTTAATAATTCAAGCTACAGTGTGCTGAGCTTGTTTTTGCCCTTATGGGAACAACATCTCATTTCAAAGGACCTTGACTCTTTTCTGGTAGTGAGAAGGGGTGCTGCCAGGGCTATTTTTGCAGCAAGACACTGATTGGGTGAGAATCCTGCCTctggtggctgtgccagcaaaACCTGGGGAGGCAAAACAGAGCCATATGGCCTGATTTCCCTAAAGATGTAAATTCCAAGGAGTCTGGGCGTGCTGACTTGCTAGAAAAGGGCAACATGGGCACCTGGCGTTATAAAAAAAGCTTTAGCACGGCTCTTGGCACAAGGCTCTGCCCACTGAGCCCAGCTGGGTGGTGCCAGGGGGGGAGCCCGGCACCTGCAGGCCTGCAGCCTGGGGCCAGGCAGTgcccctggggagcagcaatgcccagcacaggggctgaTGTGGGGCTGGCTGTGTCAGAGGAGCGTCCAGACTGGCTGACCTGGCACCAGGCTGCTGTTATCCTGCTGCCAGTACCTGGTGAGGATCAAGGCTTTGTCAGGAGTCTTTTTCCCACGCTGTCCCTTTGGGGAAgccaggtgtccccatgtccccgaCTAGAGCACTGCATTATCACTGAGGCTCAAAGTGGGGCCCGTGTGAcccccccagtgctgcagctttgcccCTGTGACGTCCTGAGCCCTTGATGAGCCAGGAGGGCGATGGAGCTGGccatggagagcagctcctgtgcctcGGTGCAGCCTCGTCCCGTGCACAGCAGCCTCGAGGACACCCCTGTACCCACAGCACGGTTCCCTTCTCCCGCGGAGCCGTGTCCGGGTGCCAGAGGCTGGGGGTCACAGCAGGGAGCTCCTTCTCGCCCTTCGCTGTCCCCTGAACCCCTCTGCCCTTCATCCCCAGTCGCTCCCCGTGCCCCgtccccatccccgctcccgGCTCGGGCAGCGGCTGCTCCGGAGCCCAGCGCGGTTTCTGCcgccctctgctgctggagaagcgCTGCGAGGTGGAGATGGACACAGGGCCCGGCCCCGGCTGGGTCAGGAATCGCTGCTTTATTGGTCCTGAGACCCCCCCCGCCCGTGTCCGCCCGAGCTGCGCCCCTCGCCCGGGGAAGGAGCGGGTAGAGCGGGATAGAACGGGATAgagaaggggcaggagggacacagTTCTTCCTGGGCCCGGGGGCGATGCGCTGCCGGCAGTGCCACGGGAGGACACCGTGCCCGTGCCACGGGAGGATGCCGAGCTCGCTGCGTGCGGCTGCGTGCGCGCTCTTCTCCAACAGTTCCTCGTGTCCCAGGCGTGCACGGgtgggaggctgctgctgctgacgGCAGGTTTTGGATCTTGGCTTGTGCCTTGCACAGACACCCAAGCCCCTCGGCCTCCTGCAGCCGCTTTAGGCACCCTCGGGGCAGTCAGACACTTATCATCCCCTCCCTGGTGGTGTCCCTGATGCTCTTGAGGAAGCTGAAGATGTGGGACCCGCCGGTCCCTTTGGCCTCCAGCGCAGCCGGGGGCCTCCCCGCAGCGGGGCCAGCGCTGgccccgggctgtgcccgcCTGGCCCGGGCTTTGGCCGCCGCGATGGCGATGTACTTGGTGACGATGGCGATGTGCAGGGACCTGAAGTCGGTGAGCGCGCCCACGCAGCGGTTGAAGGCGGCGCGGAGCCGCGCGTCCCCCGAGGCCACGACCCGCAGCTCCAGGGAGCCCGcggcccgcagcgcccgcagGAACGCGCGGTGCGGCCGCGGCATGTAGTCCCTCATCCTGAGCAGGAAGGCAGCTGCGGAACACAGCGCAGCGAGAGAGAAGCGCTGGGTGACCGGGTTAAAGGCCgaccccaggagagcagctggccTGGAGCTGCGGTGCTGGCAGGGCTCGCAGGAACCCCCGGCAGCTGCAcagcctcccctgccctgcttctAATCCGGTGAGAAACAAAACCCGTACTAGGTCAGTGCTCCATaagggctgctgctgacccTAAAAGGCAGGATTCAGCCCGGCTCGAGCCTTTTGTTCGGGGGTTTTCTGCTAGTAAAGTGGTTTTGCTAATTTCTGGTAAATATTTCCATTGTGGGCTGGGCTAACACGGAGCTTTAGGAATGGTCTCTCACTGGCAGGATGCCTGCATGCTCTGCTCTCTCATCTCTGGGCCCATGGAGAACCTCACCAAAAAGCTGGCATGCAAGAAGTCAAATGTGCGATTTTGTGGATTTACTGTGGTGAGCAAGCACCTGCCAGAGGCACATTTATACCCTTCCTCCCTGGAACTGGGCAGAGCCTGCTCATCTCACCAGGATGAGATTGGCACCGGGTGAGGTGGGCAGAGGGTGAGGTGGGCACAGGATGAGGTGGGCACAGGGTGAGGTGGGCAGAGGGTGAGGTGGGCACAGGGTGAGATGGGCACACGCCcccctgcctggcagagctggcacactCCCAGGATCTCCGGCtcaccccctccctgcccaggcccagctgctgctcacccGTGTCCTGGCGGTGGCAGATGCCCAGCAGCTCGTCGAAGGCGTGCAGGACCGTGCTCTGCGCCGCACTGCCCCCTGAGAAGGCCAGGGGCTCCGGGGACACCCCCTCGTAGATGAGCCCGTGGGGCATGGCAGGATTGTCCttccagctgggcaggagaCATGGCagtcaggctggggctggggacagcggcCTGTGAGAGGGgacctggggctggcaggattGAGCAAAACACTCCTGGCCCAGCCCATGGGTCTCCTGCTCCAACTCAGCCATGTCAGCCTTCCTCAAACTGCAGATAAACCTGGGAATCAAGTGCTGTGCCAAAGCACACAGCGAGGGTGTAAGGAGAAactcttaattttcctttgcaaGAGGAGTGTTCTCTGGGATCTCCATGCCCTGGTGAGCACCCTGTGGCTGGTTTTGGGACACACTGCCCTTCCTGGCTGCACTCCTGCTCCACCTCAGGAAGGTttctgccagcagtgctgcctgaggtgtgcaggaggggagggggcactTGTCAGGGCTCTAGTGGCATTTCACATCAATTACTTGAATGTCAGTGGCTGTTTGGAGAAGCAGGTAGCCACCCAAACACTCTTCGGAGCCCCTGAAGTTTggattttcctttgttcttgTTACTTAAGGTGATGtctttttaaaaggcatttaaGAGATGAACAGGGGCCAGGCCAGCCTGCCTCTATTTATCTCTGCAGGTAACAAGGCAAGGATGGGATTTCCTCCCTAtgaagctgctgcctgggcaggtggggagccagcactgctgcctcccaCATAACCTGAACTCAGAGCCTGTCAGCCCCCCTTGTGCTGGAATGGAGACTCAGTGCTCGCACCCAAATGGAAACAGAAGTTACGATTTCAGGGAGGCAAAGTGCCTGGCACAAAAGTATCTGTTGACCTTTAACAGAATGCACCATTCCAAGAGGctttcagtgctggctgctgtgtctgttgGGCTACAGGAAcagattttacagaaaaatctattttctgcagagaaaatacaTTCATTATCAAATACCAGAATATTTTTAGTTCTCCCAGGATTGTATTTATAGTATCCTCTACTAGTGGGAAGTTCTTATAAGCAGAAGGGAATTTAAAAGGCATGTTTTCCCAAGCTGATGACCATCGAGACAAGGTCAGCTTGgataaaaaatgagagaaactTAATCACGATGCATGGAGCCTCTTACTTGGGAATGCTGAGATATGatggagagaaataaaaatagaatccCCCTGAGAAGCTGGGACTGGCGCCTGCAgatgctgcagcccctcagggGTGCTGAGCTCTTGGGGCTCTGGTTCTGCCTTGCCCAAATGGCATTTTCAGTATTTGGggggaattttctttttt is a genomic window of Oenanthe melanoleuca isolate GR-GAL-2019-014 chromosome 22, OMel1.0, whole genome shotgun sequence containing:
- the IDO2 gene encoding indoleamine 2,3-dioxygenase 2 isoform X2 — encoded protein: MESSEDTEEPPLPLALSSFQVSEEFGFLLPDPLTELPAPYGPWMELAQQLPQLICSHQLRSQVHQMPQLSTQHLQGREELHLAHLVLSFITMGYVWQEGEEGTVQVLPRNLAVPYWEVSQALGLPPILSHADFVLANWRRKDPNGPLEIENLDTIIALPGGESLRGFILVTLLVEKAAVPGIKAIVRALSAMLQRDEQSLHRALEELAGAIEAMSEALRRMHDYVDPEIFYSVIRIFLSGPSLTAMSPAQLEGQSCHAPRAHLRGGVPGAPGLLRGQCGAEHGPARLRRAAGHLPPPGHGCLPAQDEGLHAAAAPRVPAGAAGRGLPGAAGRGLGGRAAPRRLQPLRGRAHRLQVPAHRHRHQVHRHRGGQSPGQAGTARGQRWPRCGEAPGCAGGQRDRRVPHLQLPQEHQGHHQGGDDKCLTAPRVPKAAAGGRGAWVSVQGTSQDPKPAVSSSSLPPVHAWDTRNCWRRARTQPHAASSASSRGTGTVSSRGTAGSASPPGPGRTVSLLPLLYPVLSRSTRSFPGRGAQLGRTRAGGVSGPIKQRFLTQPGPGPVSISTSQRFSSSRGRQKPRWAPEQPLPEPGAGMGTGHGERLGMKGRGVQGTAKGEKELPAVTPSLWHPDTAPREKGTVLWVQGCPRGCCARDEAAPRHRSCSPWPAPSPSWLIKGSGRHRGKAAALGGSHGPHFEPQ
- the IDO2 gene encoding indoleamine 2,3-dioxygenase 2 isoform X1 encodes the protein MESSEDTEEPPLPLALSSFQVSEEFGFLLPDPLVGAGCASPPLCHSRRIEGLTELPAPYGPWMELAQQLPQLICSHQLRSQVHQMPQLSTQHLQGREELHLAHLVLSFITMGYVWQEGEEGTVQVLPRNLAVPYWEVSQALGLPPILSHADFVLANWRRKDPNGPLEIENLDTIIALPGGESLRGFILVTLLVEKAAVPGIKAIVRALSAMLQRDEQSLHRALEELAGAIEAMSEALRRMHDYVDPEIFYSVIRIFLSGPSLTAMSPAQLEGQSCHAPRAHLRGGVPGAPGLLRGQCGAEHGPARLRRAAGHLPPPGHGCLPAQDEGLHAAAAPRVPAGAAGRGLPGAAGRGLGGRAAPRRLQPLRGRAHRLQVPAHRHRHQVHRHRGGQSPGQAGTARGQRWPRCGEAPGCAGGQRDRRVPHLQLPQEHQGHHQGGDDKCLTAPRVPKAAAGGRGAWVSVQGTSQDPKPAVSSSSLPPVHAWDTRNCWRRARTQPHAASSASSRGTGTVSSRGTAGSASPPGPGRTVSLLPLLYPVLSRSTRSFPGRGAQLGRTRAGGVSGPIKQRFLTQPGPGPVSISTSQRFSSSRGRQKPRWAPEQPLPEPGAGMGTGHGERLGMKGRGVQGTAKGEKELPAVTPSLWHPDTAPREKGTVLWVQGCPRGCCARDEAAPRHRSCSPWPAPSPSWLIKGSGRHRGKAAALGGSHGPHFEPQ